The proteins below are encoded in one region of Brassica napus cultivar Da-Ae unplaced genomic scaffold, Da-Ae ScsIHWf_1842;HRSCAF=2478, whole genome shotgun sequence:
- the LOC106411300 gene encoding magnesium transporter MRS2-3 isoform X1, with translation MRGGPRPEDFETNPSTPITGQPTPTYPAGARKKGVGVRTWLVLCSRGQAQTTEVGKHAIMRRTGLPARDLRILDPLLSYPSTVLGRERAIVINLEHIKAIITAQEVLLLNSKDPSVAPFIDELQRRILCHYRATKPKVEEENYEGEMDQAQGGGDGTPLLFGDEAKKDAKQSLENQDGSKVLPFEFVALEACLEAASSSLESEAVRLELEAHPALDKLTSKISTLNLERVRQIKSRLVAITGRVQKVRDELEHLLDDDEDMAEMYLTEKLAQKLENSSASSMNESDTVEVDLPEGDEDDRLPAESASESNRDESYLRANEDAHDLLMSTHSALSRNSRGTHTSSTRSAMTNKFDVEELEMLLEAYFVQIDGTLNKLSTLREYVDDTEDYINIMLDDKQNHLLQMGVMLTTATLVMSAFIAVAGVFGMNITIELFKDEKAGPTRFAWTVIGGFIGSIFLYVGAIGWWKQKRLLE, from the exons ATGAGAGGAGGCCCTAGGCCGGAAGATTTCGAGACGAATCCATCCACGCCGATCACCGGCCAACCGACGCCGACGTACCCCGCCGGCGCCCGGAAGAAAGGCGTGGGCGTGAGGACATGGCTGGTGCTCTGCTCGAGAGGCCAGGCGCAGACGACGGAAGTCGGCAAACACGCCATCATGCGGCGAACGGGGCTACCGGCGCGAGATCTTCGGATCCTCGATCCGCTCCTGTCGTATCCGTCGACTGTGCtggggagagagagagcgatTGTGATCAATCTGGAGCATATCAAGGCGATCATCACGGCTCAGGAGGTTTTGCTGCTTAATTCGAAGGATCCTTCTGTGGCGCCGTTTATCGATGAGTTGCAGAGGAGGATTCTCTGTCACTATCGTGCTACTAAGCCTAAGGTA GAGGAAGAGAACTATGAGGGAGAGATGGATCAAGCGCAAGGAGGAGGAGATGGGACGCCATTATTATTTGGGGATGAAGCCAAGAAGGATGCGAAGCAGAGCCTTGAGAATCAAGATGGATCCAAGGTTCTTCCTTTTGAGTTTGTTGCTCTTGAAGCTTGTCTTGAAGCTGCATCCAGCAGTTTGGAAAgtgag GCCGTAAGATTGGAGTTGGAGGCTCATCCAGCCTTGGATAAGCTTACTTCGAAGATCAGTACCCTTAACTTGGAGCGTGTTCGACAGATTAAGAGCAGGCTTGTTGCAATAACTGGACGTGTTCAGAAG GTTAGGGACGAACTAGAACATCTGCTAGACGATGATGAAGATATGGCTGAGATGTATCTTACAGAGAAGTTAGCTCAGAAACTTGAGAATTCATCAGCTTCCTCTATGAATGAGAGCGATACAGTTGAGGTTGATCTTCCTGAGGGAGATGAGGATGACAG GCTTCCTGCGGAATCTGCTTCGGAGTCTAACAGAGATGAAAGCTACCTTCGAGCAAATGAGGACGCCCACGATCTTCTTATGAGTACTCATAGCGCGCTTAGCAGAAACAGCCGTGGGACTCATACTAGCTCAACCAGGAGTGCCATGACCAACAAGTTCGACGTGGAAGAGCTTGAAATGCTTTTGGAAGCATATTTCGTGCAGATCGATGGTACACTGAACAAACTATCAACA CTAAGGGAGTACGTGGATGACACAGAGGACTACATCAACATAATGCTAGATGACAAACAGAATCATCTGCTGCAAATGGGTGTGATGCTAACGACAGCTACTCTGGTGATGAGTGCATTTATCGCTGTAGCTGGAGTGTTCGGGATGAACATTACCATAGAGCTGTTCAAGGATGAGAAAGCTGGTCCCACGAGATTCGCGTGGACTGTGATTGGAGGTTTTATCGGGAGTATATTCCTCTATGTTGGTGCCATCGGGTGGTGGAAGCAGAAGCGCTTGCTTGAATGA
- the LOC106408734 gene encoding probable beta-D-xylosidase 5 produces MSVRRFVSVSLLIAALVSSLCESQKNFACDRNDPATVKYTFCKASLSYEARAKDLVSRLSLTEKVQQLVNKATGVPRLGVPPYEWWSEALHGVSNVGPGVRFNGTVPGATSFPAVILTAASFNTSLWLKMGEVVSTEARAMHNVGLAGLTYWSPNINVFRDPRWGRGQETPGEDPLVVSKYAVNYVKGLQDVHDAGGKSRRLKVSSCCKHYTAYDLDNWKGIDRFHFDAKVTKQDLEDTYQPPFKSCVEEGDVSSVMCSYNRVNGIPTCADPNLLRGVIRGQWRLDGYIVSDCDSIEVYFDSIHYTKTREDAVALALKAGLNMNCGDFLGKYTENAVNQKKLNGSEVDEALIYNYVVLMRLGFFDGDPKSLPFGHLGPSDVCSNDHQMLALEAAKQGIVLLENRGDLPLSKTAVKKLAIIGPNANATKVMISNYAGVPCKYTSPLQGMQKYVPKGVVYQPGCKDVKCGDQTLITAAVKAASEADVTVLVLGLDQTVEAEGLDRVNLTLPGYQEKLVKDVTNAAKKTVVLVIMAAGPIDISFAKNLSKIRAVLWVGYPGEAGGDAIAQVIFGDYNPSGRVPETWYSQEFAEKVAMTDMNMRPNSTSGFPGRSYRFYTGKPIYKFGHGLSYSSFSTFVLSAPSTIHIKTNPILKLNKTTPIDISTVNCQDLKVRIVIGVKNHGSRSGSHVVLVFWIPPESSKSLVGGTVPHTQLVGFERVEVGRSMTEKVTVEFDVCKALSLVDTDGKRKLIPGYHKLVIGSNSDQQIIHHLNVRLAGDSTVSF; encoded by the exons atgAGTGTAAGAAGATTTGTGAGCGTCTCTCTTCTAATAGCAGCTCTAGTTTCATCACTATGCGAGTCTCAGAAGAATTTTGCGTGTGACAGAAATGATCCCGCCACGGTTAAGTACACTTTCTGTAAGGCCTCCTTGTCGTACGAGGCACGTGCCAAAGATTTGGTCTCACGTCTCTCACTTACGGAAAAAGTCCAGCAACTGGTTAACAAAGCCACCGGAGTTCCAAGGCTCGGTGTTCCTCCGTACGAGTGGTGGTCGGAAGCTCTTCATGGCGTCTCCAACGTTGGACCAGGG gTGCGGTTCAACGGGACGGTGCCTGGAGCTACGAGCTTCCCGGCCGTGATATTAACTGCGGCGAGCTTTAACACATCGTTATGGCTAAAAATGGGAGAAGTGGTTTCAACGGAGGCTCGAGCCATGCACAACGTTGGACTCGCTGGTCTCACGTATTGGAGTCCAAACATTAACGTCTTCAGAGATCCAAGGTGGGGTCGTGGCCAAGAGACGCCAGGTGAAGATCCTCTCGTTGTTTCCAAATACGCCGTGAACTACGTTAAGGGTTTACAAGACGTTCACGACGCCGGAGGAAAATCACGGCGGCTTAAAGTGTCGAGCTGCTGCAAGCATTACACTGCTTACGACCTTGATAACTGGAAAGGCATCGATAGATTCCACTTTGACGCCAAGGTGACGAAGCAAGACTTGGAAGACACGTATCAGCCACCATTCAAGAGCTGTGTAGAGGAAGGAGATGTGAGTAGTGTGATGTGTTCTTACAATAGGGTTAATGGCATCCCAACTTGTGCTGATCCTAATCTCCTTCGTGGCGTTATCCGTGGCCAATGGCGTCTTGATGG GTACATAGTTTCGGACTGTGATTCCATCGAGGTCTATTTCGACTCCATTCATTACACTAAGACACGTGAAGACGCTGTTGCTCTCGCTCTCAAAGCAG GTTTAAACATGAACTGTGGAGATTTTCTGGGTAAGTACACAGAGAATGCAGTGAACCAAAAGAAACTGAACGGATCAGAGGTTGATGAAGCGCTGATTTACAACTACGTTGTTCTCATGAGGCTCGGATTCTTCGATGGCGATCCTAAATCGCTTCCATTTGGCCATCTTGGACCGTCTGATGTTTGCAGCAACGACCATCAGATGCTTGCGTTAGAAGCCGCAAAGCAAGGGATTGTGCTGCTTGAGAACAGAGGAGACCTTCCCTTATCGAAAACCGCGGTTAAGAAACTAGCTATCATAGGGCCAAACGCAAATGCTACAAAGGTAATGATTAGTAACTATGCAGGTGTGCCTTGTAAGTACACAAGCCCGTTACAAGGGATGCAAAAGTACGTACCAAAAGGGGTTGTTTACCAGCCGGGGTGTAAAGATGTAAAGTGCGGTGACCAAACGCTGATCACAGCAGCAGTTAAAGCCGCATCAGAGGCTGATGTGACGGTTTTGGTGCTTGGATTGGATCAGACGGTGGAAGCAGAGGGTCTGGACCGGGTTAACCTAACCcttcctggctatcaagaaAAGCTGGTGAAAGATGTGACTAATGCTGCAAAGAAAACTGTTGTATTGGTCATAATGGCTGCTGGACCTATTGATATCTCATTTGCCAAGAATCTGAGCAAGATTCGCGCGGTTTTATGGGTTGGTTATCCTGGTGAAGCTGGAGGAGACGCTATAGCTCAAGTCATCTTTGGTGACTACAATCCTT CTGGGAGAGTACCAGAGACATGGTACTCACAAGAGTTTGCGGAAAAGGTTGCTATGACGGACATGAACATGAGACCTAACTCCACTTCAGGCTTCCCTGGAAGATCTTACAGATTCTACACAGGGAAACCAATTTACAAATTTGGACATGGACTAAGTTACTCTTCTTTCTCTACCTTCGTCCTCTCAGCTCCATCAACCATACATATCAAAACAAATCCAATCTTGAAACTAAACAAGACAACACCTATCGATATCTCCACGGTTAATTGCCAAGATCTCAAGGTTAGGATCGTTATTGGAGTCAAGAACCATGGGTCAAGGTCCGGGAGCCACGTGGTGCTCGTGTTCTGGATACCACCAGAGTCTTCAAAGTCTCTGGTGGGTGGTACCGTGCCACATACGCAACTGGTAGGGTTTGAGAGAGTAGAAGTTGGGAGAAGCATGACAGAGAAAGTTACCGTTGAGTTTGATGTATGCAAAGCACTTAGTCTGGTGGATACTGACGGTAAAAGGAAACTAATCCCTGGATACCACAAGCTTGTTATTGGATCTAACAGCGACCAACAAATCATTCATCATCTCAACGTTAGGTTGGCTGGAGATTCAACGGTTTCTTTCTGA
- the LOC106411300 gene encoding magnesium transporter MRS2-3 isoform X2, whose protein sequence is MRGGPRPEDFETNPSTPITGQPTPTYPAGARKKGVGVRTWLVLCSRGQAQTTEVGKHAIMRRTGLPARDLRILDPLLSYPSTVLGRERAIVINLEHIKAIITAQEVLLLNSKDPSVAPFIDELQRRILCHYRATKPKEEENYEGEMDQAQGGGDGTPLLFGDEAKKDAKQSLENQDGSKVLPFEFVALEACLEAASSSLESEAVRLELEAHPALDKLTSKISTLNLERVRQIKSRLVAITGRVQKVRDELEHLLDDDEDMAEMYLTEKLAQKLENSSASSMNESDTVEVDLPEGDEDDRLPAESASESNRDESYLRANEDAHDLLMSTHSALSRNSRGTHTSSTRSAMTNKFDVEELEMLLEAYFVQIDGTLNKLSTLREYVDDTEDYINIMLDDKQNHLLQMGVMLTTATLVMSAFIAVAGVFGMNITIELFKDEKAGPTRFAWTVIGGFIGSIFLYVGAIGWWKQKRLLE, encoded by the exons ATGAGAGGAGGCCCTAGGCCGGAAGATTTCGAGACGAATCCATCCACGCCGATCACCGGCCAACCGACGCCGACGTACCCCGCCGGCGCCCGGAAGAAAGGCGTGGGCGTGAGGACATGGCTGGTGCTCTGCTCGAGAGGCCAGGCGCAGACGACGGAAGTCGGCAAACACGCCATCATGCGGCGAACGGGGCTACCGGCGCGAGATCTTCGGATCCTCGATCCGCTCCTGTCGTATCCGTCGACTGTGCtggggagagagagagcgatTGTGATCAATCTGGAGCATATCAAGGCGATCATCACGGCTCAGGAGGTTTTGCTGCTTAATTCGAAGGATCCTTCTGTGGCGCCGTTTATCGATGAGTTGCAGAGGAGGATTCTCTGTCACTATCGTGCTACTAAGCCTAAG GAGGAAGAGAACTATGAGGGAGAGATGGATCAAGCGCAAGGAGGAGGAGATGGGACGCCATTATTATTTGGGGATGAAGCCAAGAAGGATGCGAAGCAGAGCCTTGAGAATCAAGATGGATCCAAGGTTCTTCCTTTTGAGTTTGTTGCTCTTGAAGCTTGTCTTGAAGCTGCATCCAGCAGTTTGGAAAgtgag GCCGTAAGATTGGAGTTGGAGGCTCATCCAGCCTTGGATAAGCTTACTTCGAAGATCAGTACCCTTAACTTGGAGCGTGTTCGACAGATTAAGAGCAGGCTTGTTGCAATAACTGGACGTGTTCAGAAG GTTAGGGACGAACTAGAACATCTGCTAGACGATGATGAAGATATGGCTGAGATGTATCTTACAGAGAAGTTAGCTCAGAAACTTGAGAATTCATCAGCTTCCTCTATGAATGAGAGCGATACAGTTGAGGTTGATCTTCCTGAGGGAGATGAGGATGACAG GCTTCCTGCGGAATCTGCTTCGGAGTCTAACAGAGATGAAAGCTACCTTCGAGCAAATGAGGACGCCCACGATCTTCTTATGAGTACTCATAGCGCGCTTAGCAGAAACAGCCGTGGGACTCATACTAGCTCAACCAGGAGTGCCATGACCAACAAGTTCGACGTGGAAGAGCTTGAAATGCTTTTGGAAGCATATTTCGTGCAGATCGATGGTACACTGAACAAACTATCAACA CTAAGGGAGTACGTGGATGACACAGAGGACTACATCAACATAATGCTAGATGACAAACAGAATCATCTGCTGCAAATGGGTGTGATGCTAACGACAGCTACTCTGGTGATGAGTGCATTTATCGCTGTAGCTGGAGTGTTCGGGATGAACATTACCATAGAGCTGTTCAAGGATGAGAAAGCTGGTCCCACGAGATTCGCGTGGACTGTGATTGGAGGTTTTATCGGGAGTATATTCCTCTATGTTGGTGCCATCGGGTGGTGGAAGCAGAAGCGCTTGCTTGAATGA